The following are from one region of the Streptomyces changanensis genome:
- a CDS encoding MerR family transcriptional regulator gives MSGRGKQQPDRDGRTGPGDQRQRQRRGKRYRRDELARAAGVKERNLRYYQERGLLPPPEREGRIAWYSDEHLARLRLIDDLLGRGYSVNGIGELLRAWEQGSGIAGLLGLERVMSHGWVNDEPVSLPMSALAELFGTAGTADDTRRAVELGYLRIDGETVTHVSRRLLDATSAVVREGVPVSEILDVAAFVRSQADAVAGRFVDLFRRHVIAGRELDELTPDDVQRVIDAVTALRPVAGDVVAAEFSRAMAERMDAEMSGWLRGAHGTPAAQGAVTPGAQGAVTAEGPAEGAGKAAEAGGAAGAGGAEEPPVE, from the coding sequence ATGAGCGGACGGGGTAAGCAGCAGCCGGATCGCGACGGGCGTACCGGCCCCGGCGACCAGCGACAGCGGCAGCGGCGGGGGAAGCGGTACCGGCGCGACGAGTTGGCCCGGGCGGCCGGGGTGAAGGAGCGCAACCTCCGCTACTACCAGGAGCGGGGGCTGCTGCCGCCGCCCGAGCGGGAGGGGCGGATCGCCTGGTACTCCGACGAGCACCTGGCGCGGCTGCGGCTCATCGACGACCTGCTGGGCCGGGGGTACTCGGTCAACGGCATCGGCGAGCTGCTGCGGGCGTGGGAGCAGGGCAGCGGTATCGCGGGGCTGCTGGGGCTGGAGCGGGTGATGTCGCACGGCTGGGTGAACGACGAGCCGGTCAGCCTGCCGATGTCGGCCCTCGCCGAGCTCTTCGGGACGGCGGGCACGGCCGACGACACCCGCCGGGCGGTCGAGCTCGGCTACCTGCGGATCGACGGGGAGACGGTGACGCACGTCAGCCGCCGGCTGCTGGACGCCACCTCCGCCGTGGTCCGGGAGGGCGTTCCGGTCTCGGAGATCCTGGACGTCGCGGCGTTCGTGCGGAGCCAGGCCGACGCGGTGGCGGGCCGGTTCGTGGACCTGTTCCGCCGGCACGTCATCGCGGGGCGGGAACTGGACGAGCTGACGCCGGACGACGTCCAGCGGGTCATCGACGCGGTGACGGCCCTGCGGCCGGTCGCCGGGGACGTGGTGGCCGCGGAGTTCTCCCGCGCGATGGCTGAGCGGATGGACGCGGAGATGTCGGGCTGGCTGCGCGGGGCGCACGGAACGCCGGCGGCGCAGGGGGCGGTGACGCCGGGGGCGCAGGGGGCGGTGACGGCCGAGGGGCCGGCGGAAGGTGCCGGGAAGGCGGCCGAGGCAGGTGGGGCGGCAGGGGCCGGAGGGGCGGAGGAGCCGCCCGTCGAGTAG
- a CDS encoding nucleoside hydrolase gives MPIPVILDCDPGHDDAFAIMLAAAHPAVRLLGITTVAGNQTVEKTTLNARRVCTAAGIDGVPVAAGLARPLHGPGIVAPDIHGESGLDGPGFGPPTVPVDGRDAVTFLRDTLLTHPEPVTLVPTGPLTNIATLLLTHPDAAARIERIVFMGGSTGRGNRTPAAEFNVLADPEAADIVLGSGLHVTMIGLNVSHRALATGEVVDRFRALGTPLAHLCTELLTYFGDTYREVFGFPAPPLHDPLTVAHVITPGLVRLVHAPVAVELTGTHTRGATVVDLDGVTGAPPNAHVGVDVDVAAYWDLLVDAVRVLGAPRRPVPADGDGVSP, from the coding sequence ATGCCCATCCCCGTCATCCTGGACTGCGACCCCGGGCACGACGACGCCTTCGCCATCATGCTGGCCGCGGCCCATCCGGCCGTCCGGCTCCTCGGCATCACGACCGTGGCCGGGAACCAGACCGTCGAGAAGACCACCCTCAACGCCCGCCGCGTGTGCACCGCCGCCGGCATCGACGGCGTGCCCGTCGCCGCGGGCCTGGCCCGCCCGCTGCACGGGCCCGGCATCGTGGCACCGGACATCCACGGCGAGTCGGGCCTCGACGGGCCGGGGTTCGGCCCGCCGACCGTGCCCGTCGACGGCCGCGACGCGGTCACGTTCCTCCGCGACACCCTCCTCACCCACCCCGAGCCCGTGACGCTCGTGCCGACCGGCCCGCTCACCAACATCGCCACCCTGCTGCTCACCCACCCGGACGCGGCGGCCCGGATCGAGCGGATCGTCTTCATGGGCGGCTCGACCGGTCGGGGCAACCGCACGCCCGCCGCGGAGTTCAACGTCCTCGCCGACCCGGAGGCGGCGGACATCGTCCTCGGCAGCGGACTGCACGTCACCATGATCGGACTGAACGTCAGCCACCGGGCGCTGGCCACCGGCGAGGTGGTCGACCGCTTCCGGGCCCTGGGCACGCCCCTCGCCCACCTCTGCACCGAGCTGCTCACCTACTTCGGCGACACCTACCGCGAGGTGTTCGGCTTCCCGGCCCCGCCCCTGCACGATCCGCTCACCGTCGCCCACGTCATCACCCCGGGGCTCGTCCGGCTGGTCCACGCGCCCGTGGCGGTCGAACTCACCGGCACCCACACGCGCGGGGCCACCGTCGTCGACCTCGACGGCGTGACCGGGGCGCCGCCCAACGCGCACGTCGGCGTCGACGTGGACGTGGCCGCCTACTGGGACCTGCTCGTCGACGCCGTACGCGTCCTCGGCGCGCCCCGCAGGCCGGTACCCGCGGACGGCGACGGCGTCAGTCCGTGA
- a CDS encoding bifunctional phosphatase PAP2/diacylglycerol kinase family protein, which yields MRKAARARSVLSRLDRAVFAQVAQRTWPAAEPVLPRLSRSADHGVLWFGVAVGMWTLGGARGRRAAVRGVTSLALASATVNTLAKGAVRRRRPLIDRVPVARRLPRQPLTTSFPSGHSASAAAFTAGVALESRGLGAVLVPVAASVAFSRVYTGVHYPSDVLVGMALGVGAAFAVRGMAPTRDLVAVPARPRAEVPALPDGDGLVVVVNPSSGAQPQFVDPVAQIRGQLPKAEVVLCRAGTDSLTDLLETAAAGAAARGGVFGVCGGDGTVNAAVAPALRHGVPLLVLPGGTFNHFAADLGVDTVAEGCQAVAEGHAVRVDVGRVVRDGDTDEPVYFLNTFSLGVYPELVRLRERWSPRIGGPAATLLGAARVLRTATPLRAEVNGRRRPMWFLFAGNGAYRSVGLAPLRRHDLADGVLDVRIAQAGRLARPRLLATAAGGLARTRLYAAARRTSLRIGGLPPQTPMAYDGEVVPAARELVLDKLPEALTVYRPLTD from the coding sequence ATGCGGAAGGCGGCGAGGGCCCGGAGCGTACTCAGTCGGCTGGACCGGGCGGTGTTCGCGCAGGTGGCGCAGCGCACCTGGCCCGCGGCCGAGCCCGTCCTCCCCCGGCTCAGCCGGAGCGCCGACCACGGGGTGCTGTGGTTCGGCGTCGCGGTCGGCATGTGGACCCTGGGCGGGGCGCGCGGGCGCCGGGCCGCGGTGCGGGGCGTGACGTCGCTCGCGCTCGCGTCGGCGACCGTGAACACCCTGGCGAAGGGGGCCGTGCGGCGCCGGCGCCCGCTGATCGACCGGGTGCCGGTCGCGCGCCGGCTGCCCCGCCAGCCGTTGACGACGTCCTTCCCGTCCGGACACTCGGCGTCCGCCGCGGCGTTCACGGCGGGGGTCGCGCTGGAGTCGCGCGGACTGGGCGCCGTGCTCGTGCCGGTCGCCGCGTCCGTCGCGTTCTCCCGGGTGTACACCGGGGTGCACTACCCCAGCGACGTCCTGGTGGGGATGGCGCTCGGGGTGGGCGCGGCCTTCGCGGTGCGCGGGATGGCCCCGACACGCGACCTGGTGGCGGTGCCGGCGCGCCCGCGCGCCGAGGTGCCCGCCCTGCCGGACGGGGACGGGCTGGTGGTCGTGGTGAACCCGTCGTCCGGCGCGCAGCCCCAGTTCGTGGACCCGGTGGCGCAGATCAGGGGGCAGCTGCCGAAGGCGGAGGTCGTGCTGTGCCGCGCCGGTACGGACTCCCTCACCGACCTGCTGGAGACGGCCGCGGCCGGGGCGGCCGCGCGGGGCGGGGTGTTCGGGGTGTGCGGCGGTGACGGCACGGTGAACGCGGCGGTGGCCCCCGCGCTGCGGCACGGCGTACCGCTGCTGGTGCTGCCCGGGGGGACGTTCAACCACTTCGCCGCCGACCTCGGCGTCGACACGGTGGCCGAGGGCTGCCAGGCGGTGGCCGAGGGGCACGCGGTCCGCGTCGACGTCGGGCGCGTGGTGCGCGACGGGGACACCGACGAGCCGGTGTACTTCCTCAACACCTTCAGCCTGGGCGTGTACCCGGAGCTGGTACGGCTGCGGGAGCGCTGGTCGCCCCGGATCGGCGGCCCGGCCGCCACGCTGCTGGGCGCCGCCCGGGTGCTGCGCACGGCGACGCCCCTGCGGGCCGAGGTGAACGGGCGGCGCCGGCCGATGTGGTTCCTGTTCGCCGGCAACGGCGCGTACCGCAGTGTGGGGCTCGCCCCGCTGCGCCGCCATGACCTGGCCGACGGGGTGCTCGACGTGCGCATCGCGCAGGCGGGCCGGCTGGCCCGGCCCCGGCTGCTGGCGACGGCGGCGGGCGGCCTCGCCCGGACCCGGCTGTACGCGGCCGCGCGCAGGACGTCGCTGCGGATCGGCGGGCTGCCGCCGCAGACCCCCATGGCGTACGACGGCGAGGTGGTGCCCGCGGCGCGCGAGCTCGTCCTCGACAAGCTGCCGGAGGCCCTGACCGTCTACCGGCCGCTCACGGACTGA